A window of Mytilus edulis chromosome 10, xbMytEdul2.2, whole genome shotgun sequence contains these coding sequences:
- the LOC139490823 gene encoding IgGFc-binding protein-like → MSVQMFAQNNNRSVIVTSNNYAYSFDDAVRITSDGTGQHGALICTNDTASIYGFYDAQYGGEGFLAIPAKYQSTKYVIPSFTIVSGYYTSKSIVAVSPLNTNTIVHIMLKSDIGPITVDNVNYSINSSITIVLNPTDTFQLSHTHDLTGTMITSSAPLFVISGSSCINTYMSEGSGDGNPLMEMVLPTVQLDSLYVVPKLAKYQWSTVRVLSVNATSITFRNKTSVISKSLGPREYIDLRHETISYIQASDNVIVNVYPHLVEKVFFDTFMMTIHGVNQYLAEYNFAVPSMSFDSSISIVVQSNEIAGFILDDHPITFYVFNISHGSDDFSTGSVSISPGAHYIKHLYGAKFGLWIYGSKKYDGYGYPGGIHFRN, encoded by the coding sequence ATGTCAGTACAGATGTTTGCCCAAAACAACAACAGGTCTGTCATCGTTACCTCAAACAACTATGCATACTCCTTCGATGATGCAGTAAGGATAACTTCTGATGGAACTGGTCAGCATGGAGCTCTAATATGTACAAATGACACTGCATCTATCTACGGATTTTATGATGCTCAGTATGGTGGTGAAGGATTCTTGGCTATACCGGCTAAATATCAATCTACTAAATATGTTATTCCATCGTTTACTATAGTTAGCGGCTATTATACTTCTAAAAGCATTGTGGCTGTCTCTCCCCTTAACACAAATACAATTGTACACATTATGTTAAAAAGTGACATAGGTCCTATAACAGTAGATAATGTAAACTATTCTATAAACTCATCAATAACCATAGTATTGAATCCCACTGACACCTTTCAGCTTTCACATACACATGATTTAACTGGAACTATGATAACATCTTCTGCGCCTCTTTTCGTTATCAGCGGAAGCAGTTGCATTAACACCTATATGTCAGAAGGGTCTGGTGACGGTAACCCGCTCATGGAAATGGTATTACCGACGGTTCAACTTGATTCATTGTATGTTGTTCCAAAACTAGCAAAATATCAATGGAGCACTGTAAGGGTGTTGTCTGTTAACGCAACCTCCATTACGTTTAGGAATAAAACAAGTGTAATATCGAAATCGCTCGGACCTAGAGAATATATTGACCTTAGACACGAAACAATTTCATATATACAGGCATCAGATAACGTGATCGTTAATGTCTATCCTCATTTAGTAGAAAAAGTGTTTTTTGATACTTTCATGATGACTATTCATGGCGTTAATCAATATTTAGCGGAATATAATTTTGCAGTACCATCCATGTCCTTTGACAGTTCAATTAGCATTGTAGTACAGAGTAATGAGATAGCTGGATTTATTCTTGATGATCATCCTATCACGTTTTACGTATTCAACATATCTCATGGATCGGACGATTTCAGCACGGGGAGTGTCAGTATTTCACCAGGTGCACActatataaaacatttgtatgGAGCAAAATTCGGCCTATGGATATATGGTAGTAAAAAGTATGACGGTTATGGATATCCTGGAGGAATACATTTTAGAAATTAA